The stretch of DNA TCGCCGCCGCAAGCGGTGTCGCGACGCTGTCGACGGCGCTGGCCGCGTCAGCCAAGAAGTTCGGCGGCCGTCTGGTAACCGTCGTCTTCGCTTATCCGTTCGCGATGACCGCGCTCTTCCTCCCGCCAGTCGTCGCAGCACTCGTCACGCCGGAACTCGAGGAGATCATCCTCGAGCCCAGCTACGACTTCGCGGTCTGGGTGCTCGACAACGTCCTGTTCGTCGGCGGAATCAACGAGTGGCTCCGCGCGAACTTCCAGCTCGAGGGTGCAGCCTACGCTGCAATGTGGGTCGGCATCTCGTTCCCGCTTGGCTGGTTCCTCGGTGTCGTCGTCGCACTCGCGAACCTGGTGCGTCCGTCCGAGTAACCACCTCTCTCCGAGGCTAATCAACTGCCTTCCGATTTCCTATCTACTAAGATGACCGTCTGCTAACGGTCACGTATGGAGTTCGACCTTCCAACGACCGCAGCCGTGTTCGTCGCACTGATCGCGCTCGGTACCGTCGGCATGATCGCATCGGGAATGATGCTCACCGAGAGCGTCCTGATGATGGTGACGCCGTCGATGGCCGTCTTCGGCCTGCTCATGCTCCTGATCGGCGTCAAACACGGAGAGTACCGCGCGAGTAACTGAAACTGTCGTCAGTATCGGTCGTCGGAACCACCCACGAGAGTTCGTCGACGTTTTTCACGAATTCCGGCGGTCGTGGCCGTGACGATGCCGTCCGAAGCAGCGGATTCGGTCTGTCGAAGCTAATTCAGCGTTCTCCGTCACTCTCGGTGTCGTCGCCTTCAGCCTCGAGCAGCGACGCGATATATTTCGAGACGTGGTCGTCCATCCGGCGTTTGTATCCCGCCTGGCGTGCGAGTCGGTCGAGTTCGCGGGCGACGAGGCTGCCGTACTGGACTGCCTTCTTGTCGCGGTCTGCGACCTCTTCGGGCAGGTATTGCGTTGCAACCCGTCGGAAGCCACGCTTTCGCGTCTCCTCGTCGGCAAGCAGATCGTCCGGAAGTCGGAGCGCCGCGTCGACGACGGCGTCGTGGAGAAGCGGTGCGACCGGCTCGAGACCTGTCGCCCGGATCGTCAGCACGTCTCGCGGAAGCTGGTCCGACAAACTCGAAATCTGCTCGCGGACGGCGCCGCGGGTCGTCTCCGCCTCGACGCGGTGATCGAGCCGGACGACCTTCTCGTAGCCGCCGAACAGTTCGTCCGCACCCTGTCCGACCGCGAGCGCGTCGAACCCGTCCGCGGCGACGCGTTCGCCGACCAGATACAGCGGCAGGGCGATCTGGACGTCCATCGCGTTCGTCCGGCCCGTCGCCCGCGCGATTTCGGGTACCGCACGCTCGAGGTCGGCGGGCTCGAGTTCGACGACGGTCAGGTTCCGACCCATCGCCTCGGCAGCCGTCCGCGCCGCCTCGACGTCGTGGCTGTCCGGAAAACCGACGACGTACAGCGGTGCGTCGAGTAACTCGGCGACCAGTGCGGAGTCGACGCCGCCCGAGAAAGCGACGGCGACCTCGAGATCGCTCGAGCGGGCGTCGTCGATTGCCGTCCCGATCGCAGCGTCGAGCGCCTCGAGTGCGGCGTCGTGATCCGATTCCGGGTCGGGTTCGGGCAAGGACCAGCGTTGCTGGATCGACAGGTCGTCCGTTCCGTTCTCGAGCTCCGCCACCTCGAGGACGGAACCCGCGGGCATCGGAACGGGCTCCTCGAGTGTGGACGGCTCGAACGCCCAGCGATCCACCGACGCTGTGCCTTCGTAGAACAGCGGCTCGCGTCCGAGGACGTCGCGAACGAGTCGGCCGTCGACCTCGCCAGCAAACCCTGTCGCTCCCGGCAGTGGCTCCGCTCGCTCGAGGGCGTCACGAACCAGTTCAGGGGTGGCGCCACGAAGCGTCGTCATTGCATCAGCCCCAGAACGCCGCTTCTGACCCGCCGCGTAACGCCGCCGGCGAACTGCCGGAAGCTGATATGCCACGGCGTTCGCTTCCCCTCGACGGACGTCTTCCC from Natronobacterium texcoconense encodes:
- a CDS encoding DUF7333 family protein, whose amino-acid sequence is MEFDLPTTAAVFVALIALGTVGMIASGMMLTESVLMMVTPSMAVFGLLMLLIGVKHGEYRASN
- a CDS encoding asparagine synthase C-terminal domain-containing protein, which codes for MTTLRGATPELVRDALERAEPLPGATGFAGEVDGRLVRDVLGREPLFYEGTASVDRWAFEPSTLEEPVPMPAGSVLEVAELENGTDDLSIQQRWSLPEPDPESDHDAALEALDAAIGTAIDDARSSDLEVAVAFSGGVDSALVAELLDAPLYVVGFPDSHDVEAARTAAEAMGRNLTVVELEPADLERAVPEIARATGRTNAMDVQIALPLYLVGERVAADGFDALAVGQGADELFGGYEKVVRLDHRVEAETTRGAVREQISSLSDQLPRDVLTIRATGLEPVAPLLHDAVVDAALRLPDDLLADEETRKRGFRRVATQYLPEEVADRDKKAVQYGSLVARELDRLARQAGYKRRMDDHVSKYIASLLEAEGDDTESDGER